In a genomic window of Helianthus annuus cultivar XRQ/B chromosome 10, HanXRQr2.0-SUNRISE, whole genome shotgun sequence:
- the LOC110884455 gene encoding receptor-like protein 7, translating to MGTRRLCFQSFFLISFYLILIGLDSMLVSGQCQINQRSILIQLKNKLQFDSSLSTKLVSWNPNATDCCAWGGVTCSSSGQVIGLDLSNETIYVGVDNSNVLFNLKNLESLNLAANNFNFSQIPSRFGSFASLKYLNLSNSLFSGQIPGELSQLKMLEVLDLSSLFPYGTRSLRLENPNLAMLVQNLTRLRGLYLDTVNLSTQNSNWCQSLSSSLPDLEVLSLSECQLSGPLDESLEKLQSLSVIRLAINNLSAPVPDFFADLKNLTILNLGSCNLLGTFPSKVLQLKKLQILDLALNENLSGYLPDFPVNGSLKSLVLSHTNFSGGIPESIGNLRNLSKIDLWNNNFRGRIPESIQNLTQLEYIDLSSNNFTEQIPSFQICKNLAHVDLSRNGLSGMIPSAHFHDLQNLVSVDLGFNDFSGSIPSSLFTLQKLQWIRLSNNNFDGLLPNFTNPSLSLLGTLDLSSNKLKGEIPRSIFELQKLSILLLSLNNLSGTIRTEDFQDRLTTLDLSFNNFSIKTSDNTTLVNRLPKFSTLKLASCNLVKFPNLKNQSRLVTLDLSNNKIEGKIPTWIWEVGKGSLSQMNLSHNRLTSLEEPYNFPYLYALDLHSNHLSGVIPIPPQSATIIDYSNNLFNSSIPESIGKILSYAYFFSVSNNMLTGIIPASICNATFLKVLDMSNNQLNGSIPKCLIELGSNLGVLNLGNNSLSGRIEGTFPSNCALNTLDLHENHLEGNIPESLVNCSMLEVLNLGKNLINDTYPCSLSKNTNLRVLVLRSNKLHGPVVCGQNQHYKWSKLQILDMAHNSFSGTMPADFFRQWGAMMTDENGQTKKHISFPVLMLSELYYQDSVILTVKGLELELVKILELFTSIDISSNHFSGEIPGTIGQLKALYLLNISHNEFTGSIPPSIRNLSHLESLDMSSNRITGDIPSVLTSLPFLSSFNLSYNHLEGKIPTGNQFNTFDESSYIGNKRLCGFPLSRDCTNSTVPVANYAKESQESDNKIDWQSVLYGFGFGAAISVMFSVWKGYSSGASRQSNLSRRSLWS from the coding sequence ATGGGAACCAGAAGACTCTGCTTTCAGAGTTTCTTCTTGATATCCTTTTACCTGATCCTTATTGGGCTTGATAGTATGTTGGTTTCGGGCCAATGTCAAATCAACCAACGGTCAATTTTGATTCAGTTAAAAAACAAACTCCAGTTTGATTCTTCTCTTTCAACAAAACTTGTGTCTTGGAACCCAAATGCCACAGATTGCTGCGCCTGGGGAGGTGTAACTTGCAGCAGCAGTGGCCAGGTCATCGGCCTAGATTTAAGCAACGAAACGATTTATGTTGGAGTTGATAATTCCAATGTTCTTTTCAATCTTAAGAATCTTGAAAGCCTGAATCTTGCTGCAAATAACTTCAATTTCTCACAGATTCCTTCAAGATTTGGCAGTTTTGCAAGTTTGAAGTACTTAAACTTGTCGAATTCTTTGTTTTCCGGTCAGATTCCTGGAGAACTATCGCAGCTGAAAATGCTAGAAGTTCTTGACCTCTCTTCACTATTCCCATACGGAACTCGTTCATTAAGACTTGAAAACCCGAATCTTGCTATGCTTGTTCAGAACCTCACACGGTTAAGAGGTCTGTATCTGGATACTGTGAACCTATCTACACAAAATTCTAATTGGTGCCAGAGTTTATCTTCATCTCTACCTGATTTGGAGGTTTTAAGCTTGTCAGAATGTCAACTTTCAGGGCCTTTAGATGAATCCCTTGAGAAATTGCAGTCACTTTCTGTAATTCGTCTAGCTATAAACAACCTAAGTGCACCAGTTCCTGATTTCTTTGCAGATTTGAAGAATCTAACTATTCTAAATCTTGGCTCTTGTAATTTGCTAGGAACATTCCCCAGTAAGGTTCTTCAGTTGAAGAAGTTACAGATTCTTGATTTAGCTCTTAACGAGAACCTTTCCGGTTATTTACCAGATTTTCCTGTTAATGGATCCCTTAAAAGTTTAGTGCTAAGCCACACGAACTTTTCAGGTGGGATACCGGAATCTATAGGAAATCTAAGGAATTTATCAAAAATTGACCTTTGGAACAACAATTTTAGAGGGCGAATACCAGAGTCTATACAAAATCTCACCCAACTGGAGTACATAGATTTGTCATCAAACAACTTTACTGAGCAAATTCCATCATTTCAAATCTGCAAGAATCTTGCCCATGTTGATTTGTCCCGTAACGGTTTATCCGGTATGATTCCTTCTGCTCACTTTCATGATCTTCAAAATCTTGTTTCTGTTGACTTAGGATTTAATGATTTTAGTGGAAGTATACCTTCATCTTTGTTCactttgcaaaagttgcaatGGATACGTCTTTCCAATAATAATTTTGATGGTTTACTTCCTAATTTCACTAACCCATCCTTATCTTTATTGGGTACACTTGATTTGAGTAGTAACAAACTGAAGGGAGAAATTCCAAGATCTATCTTTGAACTTCAAAAGCTTAGTATCTTGTTATTATCATTAAATAACCTGAGTGGGACCATAAGAACCGAAGATTTTCAAGATCGTTTAACGACTCTTGATCTTTCATTTAATAACTTTTCGATCAAAACAAGCGATAACACCACCCTTGTGAATCGTCTTCCGAAATTCTCGACCTTAAAGTTGGCCTCGTGCAATCTTGTAAAGTTCCCTAATCTAAAAAACCAATCAAGATTGGTGACTCTTGATCTTTCCAACAACAAAATTGAAGGAAAAATACCAACATGGATATGGGAAGTGGGGAAGGGAAGTCTTTCTCAAATGAATCTGTCTCATAACCGGTTAACCAGCCTTGAAGAGCCTTATAATTTTCCATATCTTTATGCACTTGACTTGCATTCCAATCATCTCAGTGGAGTGATTCCAATTCCACCACAAAGCGCCACAATCATTGACTATTCAAACAATCTTTTCAACTCATCAATCCCCGAAAGCATTGGGAAAATCCTCAGCTATGCATATTTCTTTTCTGTTTCTAACAATATGCTCACGGGGATAATCCCGGCAAGCATATGCAATGCTACCTTCCTAAAGGTTCTTGATATGTCAAACAATCAGTTAAACGGAAGCATACCGAAATGCTTGATCGAATTAGGCAGCAATCTTGGTGTACTAAACTTGGGAAACAATAGTCTTAGTGGTCGAATTGAGGGAACGTTTCCTAGCAACTGCGCGTTGAACACTCTAGATCTGCACGAAAATCATCTGGAAGGGAATATTCCAGAATCTTTAGTCAATTGCTCTATGTTAGAAGTGTTAAACCTAGGAAAAAACCTGATAAACGACACGTATCCATGTTCTTTGAGTAAAAATACCAACCTGCGTGTTCTTGTTTTGCGATCCAACAAGTTACATGGACCAGTGGTTTGTGGCCAAAACCAACACTACAAATGGTCAAAGCTTCAGATTCTAGACATGGCTCACAATAGTTTTAGCGGTACAATGCCAGCAGATTTTTTCCGGCAATGGGGTGCTATGATGACCGATGAGAATGGACAAACTAAGAAGCACATTAGCTTTCCGGTTCTCATGCTTAGCGAattgtactatcaagattctgtGATACTCACGGTTAAAGGACTTGAGTTAGAGCTGGTCAAAATCCTTGAACTCTTCACCTCCATTGATATCTCAAGTAACCATTTTTCAGGTGAAATACCAGGCACAATTGGTCAACTCAAAGCACTGTATCTTCTCAACATATCACATAACGAGTTCACCGGCTCTATCCCACCATCTATTCGAAATTTGAGTCACCTCGAATCATTAGACATGTCTTCGAACAGAATAACCGGAGACATCCCATCTGTGCTCACAAGCCTTCCATTCCTTTCTTCCTTTAACTTGTCATACAATCATTTGGAAGGAAAAATCCCAACAGGCAACCAATTTAATACCTTTGATGAGAGTTCCTATATTGGAAACAAGAGACTATGCGGGTTTCCTTTGAGCAGAGATTGCACAAATTCAACTGTACCCGTAGCAAACTATGCAAAGGAATCCCAAGAATCTGATAACAAAATTGATTGGCAATCCGTATTGTATGGATTTGGATTTGGGGCTGCTATATCCGTCATGTTTTCTGTATGGAAGGGATATTCTTCTGGTGCAAGTAGACAATCAAACTTGTCAAGAAGATCACTTTGGTCCTAG